In the Leptotrichia sp. oral taxon 212 genome, one interval contains:
- a CDS encoding ScpA family protein translates to MIQVKIDNFEGPMDLLLHLIEKKQMKISEINITQIIDDYLEYINKHKEENLKIKIEFLIMATDLIEIKAYSILNQEKKSERIEDLEKRIIEYKIFKEISELFSEYEKEYNIPYKKAGNQDIQEVSFEYDISMLTLDNLLNNFKNLIENEDSKPKMILNLEDEYSSEEAFSEIEEIMENEDKIEFNSLLKNKFTKSRIVVMFLCVLELFKNGQIDIITIENNFYIKKIN, encoded by the coding sequence ATGATACAAGTAAAAATAGATAATTTTGAAGGTCCTATGGATCTGCTTCTGCATTTAATTGAAAAAAAACAGATGAAAATAAGTGAAATAAATATTACCCAAATAATAGATGATTATCTGGAATACATTAATAAACATAAGGAAGAAAACTTAAAAATAAAAATTGAATTTTTAATAATGGCAACAGATCTTATTGAGATAAAAGCATACTCAATATTGAATCAGGAAAAAAAGTCTGAAAGAATAGAAGATCTTGAAAAAAGAATTATAGAATATAAGATATTTAAGGAAATATCTGAATTATTTTCCGAATATGAAAAGGAATACAATATTCCTTATAAAAAAGCAGGAAATCAGGATATTCAGGAAGTTTCTTTCGAATATGATATTTCAATGTTAACTCTGGATAATTTACTGAATAATTTTAAAAATTTAATAGAGAATGAAGATTCAAAACCGAAAATGATATTAAATCTGGAAGATGAGTATTCTTCTGAAGAAGCATTCTCTGAAATAGAAGAAATAATGGAAAATGAAGATAAAATAGAGTTTAACAGTCTTTTAAAAAATAAATTTACTAAATCAAGAATAGTAGTAATGTTTTTATGTGTTCTGGAGCTGTTTAAAAATGGACAGATTGATATTATTACCATTGAAAATAATTTCTATATAAAAAAAATAAATTAA
- the murJ gene encoding murein biosynthesis integral membrane protein MurJ, with product MFKSSFIVMIINMTSRLLGLIREMIIANMFGATGLTDAYVSATKIPNFFTTLFGEGSMGTVFIPIYNRGLEEDGKKRINEFVYSVLNLIITFTSTMSIIIIVFSRQILKITTGFADAQRFETANNLLKITAFYFLFIALSGVVSSLLNNYKKFAVAASMGIVFNLTIIIGTIILGKKMGIYGLGVSYLLSGVLQLAIMLPDFFKIMKTYKFIFNLKDKYVIEMFKLMIPTLIGIFGYQINEIIDNRFATKLSTGTASALNYASRLYLLPIGVFAISLSVVIFPTLSQAVVKNERKKVKRVIEKGLNMLSFLIVPSTVILFGYAHEIVRLIYKRGNFSDKSVIITAETLQFYAIGLLFFSTIHLLTRSHYVYKDRTLPVISSFISIGCNILLDNLLYRQYAHIGLTFATSFAAFVNFTILFVSLNKRHIRINNIKYLLSLLVAFGFSMAAFHISRYINITQIGKFGILVNVLIFSVVYLVLWVIIFTIRKILLPKKKKKK from the coding sequence ATGTTTAAATCAAGTTTTATTGTAATGATAATAAATATGACGAGTAGACTGCTCGGTCTAATTCGTGAAATGATAATTGCCAATATGTTTGGAGCAACAGGTTTAACAGATGCATATGTAAGTGCGACCAAGATTCCTAATTTTTTTACCACCCTTTTTGGAGAAGGATCAATGGGAACAGTTTTCATTCCAATATATAACCGTGGACTGGAAGAAGATGGAAAAAAGAGGATAAATGAATTTGTTTATTCAGTCCTAAACCTGATTATTACCTTTACGTCAACAATGTCAATAATTATTATTGTATTTTCACGGCAGATTTTAAAAATAACTACAGGATTTGCTGATGCTCAGAGATTCGAGACAGCAAATAATTTATTAAAAATTACAGCTTTTTATTTTTTATTTATTGCCTTATCAGGAGTAGTATCATCACTTCTGAATAATTATAAGAAGTTTGCTGTAGCCGCCTCCATGGGAATTGTTTTTAATCTCACAATTATTATCGGTACAATAATTTTAGGAAAAAAGATGGGAATATATGGTCTAGGTGTTTCTTATCTGCTTTCAGGTGTATTACAGCTGGCCATTATGCTTCCGGATTTCTTTAAAATAATGAAAACATATAAATTTATTTTCAATCTTAAAGATAAATACGTAATAGAAATGTTTAAGCTGATGATTCCGACATTAATAGGAATCTTCGGCTATCAGATTAATGAAATTATCGATAACAGATTTGCAACAAAACTTTCTACAGGTACAGCAAGTGCTTTAAACTATGCAAGCAGATTATATTTATTACCGATAGGAGTATTTGCGATATCGTTATCGGTCGTAATTTTTCCTACATTATCTCAGGCAGTAGTAAAAAATGAAAGAAAAAAAGTTAAAAGAGTAATAGAAAAAGGATTAAATATGCTTTCTTTTCTGATTGTTCCCTCAACAGTAATTTTATTTGGGTATGCACATGAAATCGTTAGATTAATTTATAAAAGAGGAAATTTTTCAGATAAAAGTGTAATAATAACTGCTGAAACTTTGCAATTTTATGCAATAGGACTGTTATTCTTTTCAACTATTCATCTGCTTACAAGGAGTCATTATGTGTATAAAGATCGTACATTGCCTGTAATATCTTCTTTTATAAGTATTGGATGTAATATTTTACTTGATAACCTGCTATATAGGCAATATGCTCATATAGGTCTTACTTTTGCGACTTCATTTGCGGCATTTGTGAATTTTACAATTTTATTTGTATCATTGAACAAAAGACATATCAGGATAAATAATATAAAGTATCTGCTTTCCTTACTTGTGGCGTTTGGTTTCTCAATGGCTGCATTTCATATATCCAGATACATCAATATAACACAGATTGGAAAATTTGGAATTTTAGTTAATGTACTGATATTTTCAGTAGTATATTTAGTTTTATGGGTAATTATATTTACTATAAGAAAAATATTACTACCTAAAAAGAAGAAGAAAAAATAG
- a CDS encoding acyl-CoA dehydrogenase family protein, translating into MNKLINESLLKMNTEEFLSNIKKIFNEIFSDGNIEKINLMNYLSETKWLNIKKSGLLLPFLSEKFSGRKESQFEIQEVLRIAGNYGVPVTLRTGIEGALVLQPLMEYGNQEQIEEGLELIFNGEGGGLAITEPGTSGSAIAKEMQSYYEYIDEDTIHVKADKYWQGNSQSDFLLIAAKERKDGKLSKVISLIFVPKKYITYDVLNSEGLKAVRYAVNHIDADIPSKYVMKLSESKSNSLRKFQNIFIRSRLQLIGMTHGIMEYIVKNIKKYARNEIPFVQKEISDIETVYGISQIMYDYTCNNVSPEKSVSDKLMEANIIKSLATEYTYDAAGKAQKLLGAKGFEAGHPMSNVAIDFRPFTIFEGPNDMLYAEIYDQFSKATPAEKSEGKKVSKELTIYERITFDKRFINISANDFLSEENNITEFLKRYSLSEIDQIRKVYMGKILARIFLLIQTKSEKLSKYLIRDIRKDILDFEYNS; encoded by the coding sequence ATGAATAAACTTATTAATGAAAGTTTGTTGAAAATGAATACTGAAGAGTTTTTATCCAATATAAAAAAGATATTCAATGAAATTTTTTCAGATGGAAATATTGAAAAAATAAATCTCATGAATTATCTTTCAGAAACTAAATGGCTTAATATAAAAAAATCTGGACTTCTACTACCGTTTTTATCTGAAAAATTTAGTGGCCGTAAAGAAAGTCAGTTTGAAATACAGGAAGTTTTAAGAATTGCCGGTAACTATGGAGTTCCTGTTACTCTGCGTACAGGTATTGAAGGGGCACTTGTACTACAGCCGCTTATGGAATATGGAAATCAGGAGCAGATTGAAGAAGGACTTGAACTTATATTTAATGGAGAAGGTGGGGGTCTTGCCATAACAGAACCTGGAACTTCCGGATCAGCTATTGCAAAGGAAATGCAGTCCTATTACGAATATATAGATGAAGATACTATTCATGTAAAAGCTGATAAATATTGGCAGGGAAATTCCCAGAGTGATTTTCTTTTAATAGCGGCAAAGGAAAGAAAAGATGGAAAGCTTTCTAAAGTTATAAGCTTAATTTTCGTTCCTAAGAAATATATAACTTATGATGTATTGAACTCTGAAGGACTTAAAGCCGTCAGATATGCTGTCAATCACATTGATGCTGATATTCCTTCAAAATATGTCATGAAGCTTTCAGAAAGTAAATCAAACAGCCTCAGGAAATTTCAGAATATTTTCATAAGAAGCCGTCTGCAGCTTATAGGAATGACCCATGGAATTATGGAATATATTGTTAAAAATATAAAAAAATATGCAAGAAATGAAATTCCATTTGTTCAGAAGGAAATATCCGACATTGAAACAGTGTATGGAATATCTCAGATTATGTATGATTACACATGTAATAATGTTTCCCCTGAAAAGTCAGTTTCTGATAAATTAATGGAAGCTAATATTATAAAGAGTCTGGCTACTGAGTATACTTATGATGCTGCCGGAAAAGCACAGAAACTTTTAGGAGCCAAAGGTTTTGAAGCTGGTCATCCAATGAGCAATGTTGCAATCGATTTCAGGCCATTTACTATTTTTGAAGGTCCAAACGATATGCTTTACGCAGAAATTTACGATCAGTTTTCAAAGGCTACTCCTGCTGAAAAATCAGAAGGAAAAAAAGTTAGTAAAGAACTTACTATTTATGAGAGAATTACTTTTGACAAAAGATTTATAAATATATCAGCAAATGACTTTTTATCAGAAGAAAATAATATAACAGAATTCTTGAAAAGGTACAGTTTAAGTGAAATTGATCAGATAAGAAAAGTTTATATGGGAAAAATTTTAGCGAGAATTTTTCTTCTTATACAGACAAAATCTGAAAAATTATCAAAATATCTCATAAGAGACATACGAAAAGATATACTTGACTTTGAATATAATAGTTAA
- the ribF gene encoding riboflavin biosynthesis protein RibF encodes MKSKIKLITKKCEYLTEIIKFKDLNCNFQQNSDELKKKGNIIILGNFDGVHKGHMTIFQNAITRAKEKDYNTVVYTFREYPQKKSTKITTPSEKVELIDEAGIDYIYLDEFEDVRNYSPEEFVEKVLVNTLNVKEIYCGFNFTFGKNKSGNIKVLDDIIRDKYNNSILINVQSPVLDSENDIISSTRIREYIEKTDFNKITELLGHNFIIMGEVIHGKKLGRTLGFPTANLEFDNKVYPDFGVYGVYVHIEGDDKLYHGVMSIGENPTIKGHGLSVETHIFDFNHDIYGKIIMVEVLEKISNQIKLNSINELIKKINVDAIIWKKRIEEKYHDTSKNR; translated from the coding sequence ATGAAATCAAAAATAAAATTAATTACAAAAAAATGTGAATACCTAACTGAAATAATTAAATTCAAGGATTTGAACTGTAATTTTCAACAAAATTCAGATGAGCTGAAAAAAAAGGGAAATATCATAATTTTAGGAAATTTTGATGGTGTACACAAAGGACATATGACTATTTTTCAAAATGCCATTACAAGAGCAAAGGAAAAAGATTATAACACAGTTGTCTATACTTTTCGTGAATATCCGCAAAAGAAATCTACTAAAATAACTACTCCTTCAGAAAAAGTGGAACTTATAGATGAAGCAGGAATTGACTACATTTACCTGGATGAATTTGAGGATGTGAGAAATTATTCTCCTGAAGAGTTTGTTGAAAAGGTACTTGTAAATACTTTAAATGTTAAAGAAATATACTGTGGTTTCAATTTTACATTTGGAAAGAATAAATCTGGAAACATAAAAGTACTTGATGATATAATAAGAGATAAATATAATAACAGTATTCTTATTAATGTTCAATCACCGGTTCTGGATAGTGAAAATGATATAATAAGCAGTACACGAATTAGGGAATACATTGAAAAGACAGATTTTAATAAAATTACTGAACTTTTAGGACATAATTTCATTATAATGGGAGAAGTTATTCATGGAAAAAAATTAGGCAGAACACTAGGTTTTCCTACGGCTAATCTTGAATTTGATAATAAAGTATATCCTGATTTTGGAGTATATGGAGTATATGTTCATATAGAAGGGGATGACAAACTTTATCACGGAGTAATGAGTATCGGTGAGAATCCTACAATAAAAGGTCATGGATTAAGTGTAGAAACTCATATTTTTGATTTTAACCATGATATTTATGGAAAAATAATAATGGTTGAAGTTTTAGAAAAAATAAGTAATCAGATAAAATTAAATTCCATAAATGAATTAATAAAAAAAATAAATGTTGATGCGATAATATGGAAAAAAAGAATAGAAGAGAAGTATCATGATACAAGTAAAAATAGATAA
- a CDS encoding trimeric intracellular cation channel family protein: MGLNQNLITTAILATLTGAGGGVIRDMLVSEVPAVLREDIYAVLAFGTGMLYHIMIKNLHFMKISTTIFLFTASLCIRLLIIKYKINLPGANKKV, translated from the coding sequence ATAGGATTAAATCAGAATCTTATAACTACGGCCATTTTGGCAACACTGACAGGAGCTGGTGGAGGAGTGATAAGAGATATGCTGGTAAGTGAAGTTCCGGCAGTACTCAGGGAAGACATATATGCCGTACTGGCTTTTGGAACAGGAATGTTATATCATATAATGATAAAAAATCTTCATTTTATGAAAATTTCAACTACAATTTTCTTATTTACAGCAAGTTTATGTATAAGATTGCTTATTATTAAATATAAAATAAATTTACCAGGTGCAAATAAAAAGGTATAA